In Hydra vulgaris chromosome 06, alternate assembly HydraT2T_AEP, a genomic segment contains:
- the LOC136081528 gene encoding histone-lysine N-methyltransferase SETMAR-like gives MATQPTIIQSCLLYEFKLGRNATQAAKNICTAFGEGTVSERTAQKWFQRFSSGDESIEDLPRSGRPLLVDEDELKDAVESDSSQTCQELAVRFAVSVETIRLHLHAIGKAWKLSRWVPHKLSIDNKKQRLTICTSLLSRHNVEPFLDRLLTCDEKWIVYNNTKRCYHWLSPDNPIPKTPKPNLHERKVLLCIWWTTAGVVHYELLPTGQTITGLVYSAQLQRVHDLLLVKQPALVHRKGVLLFHDNARPHTARVTQDKLQSLGWESLPHPPYSPDISPTDFHFSFPWKII, from the coding sequence ATGGCAACCCAACCAACGATTATTCAATCTTGCTTACTTTACGAGTTCAAACTTGGAAGGAATGCAACACAAGCGGCCAAAAACATCTGCACAGCATTTGGAGAAGGTACAGTAAGTGAACGCACAGCACAGAAGTGGTTTCAGCGATTCTCTTCGGGAGATGAGTCCATCGAAGACCTGCCGCGTTCTGGACGCCCATTGTTGGTTGATGAGGATGAACTGAAGGACGCTGTCGAGTCTGACTCCAGCCAAACTTGCCAAGAACTTGCAGTGAGGTTTGCTGTGAGTGTTGAAACCATCCGCCTGCATCTGCATGCGATTGGGAAAGCGTGGAAGCTGAGTCGGTGGGTTCCGCACAAATTGTCGATCGACAACAAGAAGCAACGGCTTACGATCTGCACATCACTCTTATCACGCCACAATGTTGAGCCTTTTCTTGATCGTTTATTGACATGCGACGAAAAATGGATTGTGTACAACAATACCAAGCGTTGCTACCATTGGTTGTCCCCCGATAACCCCATCCCAAAGACTCCCAAGCCCAATCTCCACGAGCGGAAGGTTTTGCTGTGCATTTGGTGGACTACAGCTGGTGTGGTGCATTACGAGCTGCTCCCAACAGGCCAAACCATTACTGGACTGGTCTACTCAGCACAGCTGCAACGAGTTCACGACCTGTTGCTTGTAAAGCAGCCTGCACTGGTGCACAGGAAAGGAGTTCTGCTTTTCCACGACAACGCGAGACCGCACACCGCTCGCGTGACTCAGGACAAGCTCCAAAGCCTTGGTTGGGAGAGTTTGCCTCATCCACCATACTCGCCAGACATCTCCCCTACTGATTTCCATTTTTCCTTTCCCtggaaaatcatttaa
- the LOC136081996 gene encoding uncharacterized protein LOC136081996 isoform X1, with translation MGVNWCLRILYPIRSVPNNMGIVLARVTSLILLSISLVLLAIAVALKGWKEERYYDEIMEISLWTICRYAFGTIRGLDFNKCFENYYAEQPFQAWFECFRFFLVLALAILVLVFIFVCYEQSFKDERLKKSWNLAAIACIFSAFLTGTSLALFWYEYSFDFLEETFRWEVMGWTEETTDYLGFTEYPGPPLVFSVMSFFLMFFTSYSCYVTHCCETNVFNNASLKKFKEQKFEEGV, from the exons ATGGGTGTTAACTGGTGCTTACGTATATTATATCCAATAAGA tCTGTTCCAAATAATATGGGAATTGTTTTGGCTCGTGTTACTTCATTAATCCTACTTAGCATATCTTTGGTTTTGTTAGCAATAGCTGTTGCTCTTAAAGGTTGGAAAGAAGAAAGGTATTATGATGAAATCATGGAAATCAGTTTATGGACAATATGTCGATATGCATTTGGCACAATTAGAGGGttagattttaataaatgttttgaaaattactaTGCTGAACAGCCGTTCCAAG cgTGGTTCGAATGCTTTcgattttttcttgttttggcATTAGCTATTTTGGTGTTAGTGTTTATTTTCGTATGCTATGAACAATCTTTTAAAGATGAACGTTTAAAAAAGTCATGGAATCTAGCTGCGATTGCTTGTATTTTCAGTG ctTTTCTTACCGGAACTTCATTGGCGCTTTTTTGGTACGAGTATTCATTCGACTTTCTTGAAGAAACATTTCGATGGGAAGTAATGGGCTGGACTGAAGAAACAACAGATTACTTAGGGTTTACAGAGTATCCAGg ACCACCTTTGGTATTTTCTGTGATGTCATTTTTTCTGATGTTTTTTACCAGCTACTCGTGCTACGTTACCCACTGTTGCGAAACAAATGTGTTTAATAATGCTTCCTTGAAGAAATTCAAAGAGCAAAAGTTTGAAGAAGGCGTTTAA
- the LOC136081996 gene encoding uncharacterized protein LOC136081996 isoform X2, giving the protein MGVNWCLRILYPIRSVPNNMGIVLARVTSLILLSISLVLLAIAVALKGWKEERYYDEIMEISLWTICRYAFGTIRGLDFNKCFENYYAEQPFQAILVLVFIFVCYEQSFKDERLKKSWNLAAIACIFSAFLTGTSLALFWYEYSFDFLEETFRWEVMGWTEETTDYLGFTEYPGPPLVFSVMSFFLMFFTSYSCYVTHCCETNVFNNASLKKFKEQKFEEGV; this is encoded by the exons ATGGGTGTTAACTGGTGCTTACGTATATTATATCCAATAAGA tCTGTTCCAAATAATATGGGAATTGTTTTGGCTCGTGTTACTTCATTAATCCTACTTAGCATATCTTTGGTTTTGTTAGCAATAGCTGTTGCTCTTAAAGGTTGGAAAGAAGAAAGGTATTATGATGAAATCATGGAAATCAGTTTATGGACAATATGTCGATATGCATTTGGCACAATTAGAGGGttagattttaataaatgttttgaaaattactaTGCTGAACAGCCGTTCCAAG CTATTTTGGTGTTAGTGTTTATTTTCGTATGCTATGAACAATCTTTTAAAGATGAACGTTTAAAAAAGTCATGGAATCTAGCTGCGATTGCTTGTATTTTCAGTG ctTTTCTTACCGGAACTTCATTGGCGCTTTTTTGGTACGAGTATTCATTCGACTTTCTTGAAGAAACATTTCGATGGGAAGTAATGGGCTGGACTGAAGAAACAACAGATTACTTAGGGTTTACAGAGTATCCAGg ACCACCTTTGGTATTTTCTGTGATGTCATTTTTTCTGATGTTTTTTACCAGCTACTCGTGCTACGTTACCCACTGTTGCGAAACAAATGTGTTTAATAATGCTTCCTTGAAGAAATTCAAAGAGCAAAAGTTTGAAGAAGGCGTTTAA